Within the Salvia hispanica cultivar TCC Black 2014 chromosome 4, UniMelb_Shisp_WGS_1.0, whole genome shotgun sequence genome, the region CGTCGTCGTCGTCGGAGTGAAAACCCATCTGTTTCTTGATCTGATAGTTTTCCAGATGTCAGTCTTGACACGATCATCCGATTCATCTCAAAATGCATGCGAAGCTCTGGCGCCTTGTGAGTCGGTGCCCCATCAGGCTTCCCTCCATCTTGATTGTAGTGTTGCCGATGCAGGTACAGAAACCAATCTTCCATTGGTTGTTACCTACAACTGAATCCTTGCCGATATCTACCCAACACCCCGCCAGAGCAAGCGTCTCAGTTGGTGTATAATGTGTTCTCGGCTTCCTACCCTTAGGAGCAGGCCCCAATGGCTCCGCGGCCTTCCCCTTCCCTTTCTCTTTGGAAGGTGATGGGTGCATTTCCTCCACTTCATGCTGTTCCCAGCTGAAGCTCAGATTTGTGGTGGAATAGTTGTAGATGCGTGAGTGTCGGGTGTAGAAGTCATCATTTCTGGCTGATAGACCGCATCCTTGTAATTCGGGTTGATTCCTCTTCCGATGCTCCAGTGGAACGCCTGTGGGGTTATTGGTCTATCAACACCGACAAATGTGTTGCCGGAGAATTGAGTAGAGTTGGGGGATTGGTTCCCGGTAAAGTAAGGGGCCCTAGCATTGCCTACAAAAGGAGTGAATCCTCCGGCGAATATGTTGCCACCGAGAACTTGGTTGAAGTAGAGATTTTGCTGATTGTGTGGAGGTTGGTTGAAGTAGGGATTTTGCTGAGTGGGTGAAGTTTGGATATCGGGCGGAATTAGGGTTCTGTCTGTGTATGGGCTTCCATCGCCGGATAATTGGGGAAAGTTGTCAGAATCTATTTTGTAGAGGAAGTGTAGAATGAGAAGATGGACGATGGAAAGCGGAGGGATGATTGAAAATGATAGGAAGTGGaagtatatataaagaaactaataaaaattttgaaaaaaacaaaataaaatatatttgagaGGGCCGATCAAGGGGCCCTTCTCATCGCCATAGGCCGATACAACGGCCTTTTGGGCGAGAGGGGAGGGGGCCGATCGACGGTCTTTCCGCCGCAGTGGTGGGGCGATGGAGGCCGATGGGGAAGGCCCTCCATCGGTTCTCCATTGTGAGTGCTCTAAGAACAAAAATGAGGCAACATTTATTGAACAATCAATTATATGCACTTTCTTTGTCTATGAAAAATAGTTCTATTCGTGgataacacaaattttaatgaaaagttaataaagtaagagagagaggagaaaagtagataaagtaaaagtaaaaagataaattaaaaagaaaaaaaatggataacaTATGaaagaaagtttctatttttgaaatgagactatttttttttgtcactcCAAAATGGTCAAATAGAACTTCTCCCTCTGTCTCAGCTAAGATGATAcacttcttttttaatttgtctcaaccaagatgacacatttctatttttggtaacttctctttctaattaatacactgaaccacttttttctcactccacttaaatattcaactctcttTCTCACTTCATTTAATAACTATACTCAATTTTTCAGTTAAACACATTAACTAagaactcctaaaatctcatgccgactaaaaaatatacatcATCTTAGCCAAGAAAAagctagtactccctccgtcccacaaaagatgtcatactttctattttagtttgtcctacaaaagatgtcacatttttcatttttggaaaaacttctttctcacatgaatataaaataaatattttctctctccattcaacatataaaataaaacctcctaaaatcccatgGTGTCCCataaatgtgacatctttagtgggacgaagagagtaggattttttgtggataatggaataataattttaataatttttggttgttatagatataagaaaaaaaaagagagaattaaAAGATTTGTTTGGTTTTGCATTGGATGGTGGCCAAGTTGAAAAGCTAGTCTTATTGACAGAGGTGATGCTATGTGAATTGTCAAATAAGTATGCCGAAAAGCACAAACTTTTCGGCATAAGATTTAAAGAAATGAgattttgttagtaaagtgaaaagattttgttagtaaagtgaaaagtaaataaagtagaaagaaaaaaaggtaagAGTGAGGATaccaacaaaaaaagaagaagaaatgactcacttatcttgggacgtcccaaaaatGAATGTTAATCGCTTATAttgggacgggggagtattaattattggaAGCGATGCGATTAGTCAAATAATaagaattactccctccgtcacattaaagatgactcatttttttttttggtttgtcccaatcaagatgactcattactttaAATAGAAATctatttatttctactttatctcatctctcttactttactctctccatttaatacacaaaataaaattgcataaaatctcgtgctgtccaagaaatgggtcatcttccttggaacggagggagttcTAATTCAGAGAGAGCCTCTAGATAGAGTAAAAAACCGCTATGTGAAGAAATTGGGTTTGGGTCCCACAAATTCACGTGGCACACCTGGAGCATTGCCCCattctccttctccatctaTACATTTCTCATTTTGCCATACGTAAcgccatctctctctctcgcttTTTTGCTGTCATCCAAACTTGGACGCTTACCGCTTACCGCCGGACCCGGAACTCTACCGGCTTCAGCTCAGCCACTCGTCCATGGCGGTACTGTTTTCGTCTCCGCTCTACTCTATTTCTCCCGTTTTTTGCTCCTGTCTATGCGTGTTCTTCTATTCATGTAtttctgttttgattttgatgttttgGTGAGTTTTTGTGCGCAATTGTCACTTctcaagagaagaaaaaacaattGTAGTAGGAGTGGTACAAGTTAAGCTTCAGCGAAATTATTGGAATGTGGATGGAATGCCCTATCTTTGCTGCTATTTACAAGTCACTCTAGGATAAAAGTTATGGAGAGGattatttatactaattttatactccatttgacATGATTTCTTCTACTGCTAAAGCATGTATGTGTTGTATTTAGATTTTAGACTATGCTTGCACCTCAAACAGAAATATATGtgaaaagggaaagaaaatACAAGTGTATGCACCTGCCACTTTATGCCTTTCACAGACATGGTTGTATGTTGTTCATCTTTACAGATCATTTTGTCATAGTGTTATTATAAATGTCTGGTGGACTTAGATTGGTATTGCATATATTCTATCAAATCTTGTGcagcttttctttttctcatcaCCTGACCTGATGCACCTAGTAGTTTATATCCTTCCACTAATCTCACAATCATCCTCATTTTCTGATTATGTATCCTGATAAATGCAGATGCAGTTTGCACCCATGACTTCTCTTTTACTCTTCATGTCTATACAACTAATAACATCACCAGTTGCTCTCTGTCCTTTTCGTTGGAACTAGACTTTTCTCTGTATAACAGTTCCAAAATTTTTAGCATATTACAGTTACTGCAATCTCCTAGGTTGGAGTTAGATAGTGGTGATCTCTTTTCATGCCATATTCATTTCTTAACATACAACAACCAGCCGACAGTAATAGGTGTCCACTGCAGGAAAGAGACCTACCATTACCAAAGTTTGGAGAATGGGATGTCAACGACCCAGCATCTGCTGAGGGATTCACAGTGATATTTAACAAGGCTCGGAATGAGAAAAGGACTGGTGGAAAGTCCGACCCTCCACCAAAGATTAACTCTGCCTATAAGCATGGGTCGACTTTGGGAAAGCCTCATTCCGTAAGTTGTGGCTCGATGACTGATTACTTTGATGcttcaatttctttatttatgaGTTTGTGTTacatttttcccttttctgaataaaattattagatCCAatctgattttatttttcagaagAAATGGTTTGCTGCATGCAGTCTGCTTCGGCAGATTCATGAGTAGCTCTGGGCATGAAGATGTGACAATGTCTGGGAATTACTTTGTTGTTTTATGATCTCAAATTTATTGGCAGTGTGAGATAAAATATGTTGCTGTATTATGttagaaatttatttaatttatctcttctttttttacattGGATTTAGCGTTTTCCTTgtttcaataattttcttCAGTAGGTTTGGGCCTTGTTATTGTTCCATCAAATTTAATGCAACTACATTAAATCAGTTGAACCAGTTCTTTATCACATATAAGCAGCAAAATAGGAAGAAAGGCAAAGCCCACTCCATTGTTAATTCTTGTTATTTAAGCGGATGAGGACTACATGATTGAATAATGAGAACACAACTTAGTAACATCATATACTCAGACCTGCATATACACTGGTTGACGTGGAACGAGACCAACTCTCCACCACGGTGCTACTGGTGGACATAATGGCAGGGAGACCATTTTGGGGTGATGTCATCTCTTGCAAACCACAAGGAAGAAGCATCAGGCTCGGCAAGTCTATTTTGTATTAAAGGCCAGAAGGTGAGGTACATACACTGGCACAAGTGGACCTTCATAAGCAAGGGTTGATACACCTTGACGCTGCTTGCGCACAGGACATACACACGCCCGCGTCGCTTCACAGTCCGACAAAACTCACACAACTTCTTCACTGACAAACGGACGTCAGAACACATGATACAAAACATGTTAGGAGGCAAGGTGATTGATATAATTCAAGGTTCAAGAAAATCACAAGGACTTGGCCACTAAACGCACAAACAGAAGCAAACAAGTAGAGAGTCAGACAAAAAGTGTTCCAGATTAGCATACTAAAATCTAACATGCATTTGAGTCGATGATACCAGCTGAAACTTGgattgattgatgagaaacaTACAGGAGTTGAAAACACGAGTAGCTGGAACAAAATAAGATGTCATAGCAACCACACTCAAATTTGTTACAAATACCATTTCTgctaaaagagtttaagatcAAAAGGACTCATCTACCAACTAAAGGTGAACTTATTGAATCAGTAAAAAGATTGGNNNNNNNNNNNNNNNNNNNNNNNNNNNNNNNNNNNNNNNNNNNNNNNNNNNNNNNNNNNNNNNNNNNNNNNNNNNNNNNNNNNNNNNNNNNNNNNNNNNNAAGCATgttctgatattttggcttacataacttataacaattgtctaagaattttacaagagtTCAGCCACCTCTTTAGAGATAACTAAAGGTGttatgttgttgatttatgctctgttgacatgacttgaaaatttgttgacatgatttatgttcctTGGTAAATATTGTGTTGTAGGGTCTGTTATTCCAATTTGCAAGCCTGAGTCGAGGCCTTATGAAGGTCAAAAATTTTCTTCCCTTGAGGAAGGAATTTCCTTTTATGAAAAGTATGCTCAGGAGTCTTGTTTTGATTGTCGAAGATTTGGAAATAGGTCTAGTGGTggtgttattatttttcagtatGTTGTTTGCAATAGACAAGGATTTCATACAGTAGATTCGTTGGATGTTGATGTTAGTGTATCTGAGGATGGTAATGTgtctgatgatgatgaagaagtatCTTCAAAGAAGAGACGTAGAACGTGACACCAAAAGGTGTGGATGTGGAGCGAGAattagttttaagtttttttctgattttggtgATAAGTATTACCTTGTGCATCAGTTTGTTGAGGAACACAATCATACTATGGTTGACAAAGATCATAAGAGATTTATGAAAGGTAATCGGAGTTTGAATGATGTTCATCACAAGTTTGTTGAAGATTGCACCAAAGCTAACATCGGTCCTACTTCTACTTTTAACTTATTAAATGAGTTTTTCGGTGGTTATGAATTGTTCACGTGAtattaaagagaaattaaaagaagtGGATGTGCAAATGATCCTAAATCAGATgcaagagaagaagagaatttgTGAAGggtttttttacaaatatcaattatCACCTGAAGATAATAAGTTAGTGAGCTTATTCTGGTCTGATGCTGAGTCTCGGAAGCATTACCACATGTTTGGAGATGTTGTAGCATTTGATACAACATATTCAACAAACAggtagtttatttattatacttagTAATTGACATAGATAGTAGTTGATATGGTAGTTGACATAGGATACATTTGTACTTTGCATCATTTCTGATTTAATAGTTGACATAGCATATACCTATAATTGACATTGTTGATGTTTtgtgttgatgtatttgttcAATAGGTATCGTATGGTGTTTGGTCCATTTACTGGGAAAGACAATCATGGGTGTCCTATTGCGTTTGGAGCTGGTTTCGTATCCGGTGAGAATTGTGATGCATTTTCATGGCTTTTCACTGTATTTGTTGAATGCATGGGTGTTGCTCCAAGAATCATAATCACTGACCAAGATTGGGGAATGAGGCTTGCcattgagaaggtattaccTGGTACAAGGCATCGTTTGTGTATGTGGCATATTATGAGCAAGTTATTTGAGAAGATACCTAAATCAATTTCTGATAGAGAAAAGTTTAGTAAGGAGTTTAAGTCTTGTGTTTGGTCAGAGTTGTTAGATCCGGATGAGTTTGATATATTATGGACTAGtattgttgaaaaatataGTGTAGAAGATCATAAGTGGTTTAAGGATATGTTTTTGATCAGACATATGTGGATCCCAGCCTTCTTTAGAGATGTTCCTATGGGTTCTTTAATGAGAACAACATCTTTTTCAGAATCTGAAAACAGTTTTTTTAAGAGGTACTCGAAACCGTTGTTCAATTTTGCTGACTTCACTCTTCAGTATAACAATGCCATTGATGCTCAAAGGAATCAAACTGAAAGGCTTGACTATTATGATTCTGTAATCACTCCAAAATATGTCACTGATTTAGCATTTGAGAAGCAATTGGCATCTGTTTACACAGATAGGATGTTTAGAGTGGTACAAGATTTGATTGTTGAGGCTGATAAGAGTTGTCGGATGATTAGCATGTCCACATTGGAGAACATCGAGGTCTTCAAAGTTTCTGATGCTAGAAAGAAGATCTTTACAGTTACACATGAGATAGAGACTGAGTCATatgaatgtgagtgtaaactATTTTTAAGGTGTGGTTATCTATGCAGCcacctttttttcattctcaGAAATAAAGATGTCAACAATATTCCAGAGAAATATGTTGGTAACCGTTGGCTTAAAAGTGAATTACTAAAGGCAGTTCATGGTCTCACAATTGATGAAAGTGCATCTGACAGAGGTATGCAAACTGTTTTCTAtagatattttagtttaagttTTAGCATGTGTTGTATAAGCTGTTGACATATCTTATATTGGCTGTTGACATCTTATATaggctgttgacattttatatgtcTGCAGGTTCTAACAAAGATGACAAACTACAGATTGCTAATAGGTGTCATGGACGTTACTTTGGTCTATATCAGCGTGCTTTTAGGAATAAAGATCATTTGATTGCTTTGGATAATTTGCTTGCGGGTATTGGTCCTCAAATCTTTAAAGACGACTGTGCTGGATCGTCTTCTCttgataaaaatgattcaatcaTGAACATATATGGTATTGTTGTTCCTGAAGAAATAACTGCCCATGCTCCAGATGTGGTTAGTACAAAAGGAGGTGCAAGTGACAAGAAAAACAGGATTAAGTCAAGCATAGAGAAAgcaattgaaaaagtaaataaaccTCATAGGCGTTGTGGAAAGTGTCACAAAGTTACTGATCATAATGCTAGAAGTTGTGGCAGAAATCAGACATGattgttttttagttgttgacatagactacaaattattgacattttcttgttagttgttgatatcTGATTTTACTCTCTGTTGACATCTATTTTAtgattctgtttttttaattataagttttGTTTTCTGAGTTGTACACCTTTATACAAGgtgttgacatttggttataagttgttgactTTTCAGTACAACTTGGACTCTGCCTTGCTTTCGTGCTCCATCATGTTTTTAAGGTGCACAtgtcaacaattaaaaatcatgttaactatatatactggccatgtcaacaactaatataattatgtcaactatggtgcacATCGTGTCAACCGCACATACcggtcatgtcaactacgtacatatcgtgtcaactatatatatactggCCATgccaacaactaatataattatgtcaactatggtgcacATCGTGTCAACGGCACATAccagtcatgtcaactacggtacatatcgtgtcaactatatatatactggccatgtcaacaactaatataattatgtcaactatggtgcacATCGTGTCAACCGCACATACcggtcatgtcaactacggtacatatcgtgtcaactatatatatactggccatgtcaacaactaatataattatgtcaactatggtgcacATCGTGTCAACCGCACATAccagtcatgtcaactacggtacatatcgtgtcaactatatatatactggccatgtcaacaactaatataattatgtcaactatggtaCACATCGTGTCAACGGCACATAccagtcatgtcaactatgtttcaagccatgtcaactacacgtacaagccatgtgaACAATACATAGAAAACATGTTGACAACAATtttaagtcatgtcaactacacgtactagccatgtcaacaactattataattatgtcaattttaagttgttgacataatatttattttccaagttgttgacactttatacaagctgttgacattttgttataGGTTGTTGATATTTCAATCAAGTTGTTTacatttcaatacaatttgttGAACTTATTAACATTTGTTATAACTGCTAATTTCAAAAGTCAGAATGcataataatcatttaaaaacCAATCCAAAAAACAAGTTAACATCAAACATTAAAATCAGTTTTTGTTCACTTCCTCTTTCTACAACTAAACAACTTCTTGTATTTGTTGTTTAGCTTATACAATTTGTCCATGTTTGCTTCCATCCAATCATGAGCTAGTTGTAACATTGGCGATCTCTGGTTATTGTAAATTGATGCAATCATCGTGCAACAATATCTTCCCCTGAGTATTTGGATAATCTTCAGACTACGCGCAGAGAAGCCGATATCCCAATCACTGCCCTTTTTCCCAACATAGGTCTCCATGTGCCTCATCAAATAGACACCGCAGTCCTTTATGTTTGTGGTTGTTGCCCATTCTAAATTCAGAAAGTTGAATGAAGacttgtttatattttctgaAAGATCTAGCAATTTCTTCTCTATGAAGTATGCTTCGAACATATCTTTctgcaaaatatataaataactaaattaaactaCACGTACAAAGCATTTCAACACAATGTAGAGAATATGTCTATAACATAGATAAAAGCATACCAGTAAGCCAATATCAATGCCATAATTCTTCAACGGATCTGTATCTTTATGTGGCTTTATATTATCTATGATGTCAATGATGTTTTTCTTCATCCAATGTACTACAAGGTAGTAATGGTTATCTGCACAAACTGGGAAGAAGACCTGTATGACATgaaatatacaattatatcCATAGAATACTTGTTCATATTCTAACATAGATATCATTTTTAGATCTTATTaccaaatcaatttttctccAGTTGAAATCTGGTCTTCTTTCAACCTCATTATCTAtctgagaaataaaatttctctTTGCTGTCGAAGCATCCCAATTTTCCTGCCGATTTGTTACATTGAAGTTCTGCAATTAACATTTTTGGTTAGGGAGACATCTGACTGAAACagtttacatataatttaagatcACTTACACATGGAGATGTACTCATGAAAAAGCGTGAAAGTGATGTTGTTGGCCTTTCATTTTCTCTGTTGTTCAGGTGTGAAGCCCACGCGTTAATTACACCCACATTAATTTCAACATGGGGCTTCAGTGATAAAAACAATTCCTTGGTCGCCCAAGTAAAATCGTCTTCATAAACGCATGCATTTCTGAAATGAAGTTATTCAAATGACATATGaacaatattcataaattatgtttactgtatagaaaactaaaaatactttttagatcaatgaaataattaaataatgcataCTCATATGTTCATTCTGTTTCTAGTATGTAGTAGTAGACAGTTCTTTCATAAGATTCCAGGTATGTTTTTGTATCTACAACTCTTATGTCAACTGGAGAGCCTAGGAATGGGTCGGAATGCGTTTTATCATCAGACCTTTTCACACTAGCTTCTGTCAGTGGAATCTCAGAGAATGGAACAACAGTCTTCTGTCAGTGCAAATGAAATTCAtgttaatttcaattaaaaatcatgtcaactatatatactagccatgtcaacaactagtATAATTATGTCAAGTATGgtgcatatcgtgtcaacCGCACATACGAGTTATGTAAATTAGTGTACGTACTATATCTGCTACACACAGAACCATGTTAAgagcaaataaaattcatgccaacaacaattataagacATGATACCTACACGTACAAATCATGTCAATAACaattataaccaaatgtcaaccACACTTTCAAGCCAtttcaacaacaattcagtcattttataaaaacaatatactatTTAATCTTAGTTTCAGTTACTTTACTTTAACaatattctcttctttctcttttcctttctccTGTTGCTTTGCTTTGTTCATTTCAACATGTGCGTCATCCATTGGACCTGCAGCTGGTGGTGAGATAGGAGAGGCTGATTCACTATTGTCATCACCCACTGTGTCTTCTTTtgttccttcttcttctttttcttcaacagcctattaaattagtaatttataattaatatcaaattaatttgaattaattctaaataacAAAAGACGAGATTTGACTAACCCCTTTAGGATCAGAAACTGGCGATGTAGGGATATGTATTCTGTTTCTTTCTCCtgtcaactacggtacataATATATTAACTACTCATAGAGgctatgtcaacaacacttataagttatgtcaactacacgtagaa harbors:
- the LOC125223566 gene encoding protein NOI4-like isoform X1 translates to MAERDLPLPKFGEWDVNDPASAEGFTVIFNKARNEKRTGGKSDPPPKINSAYKHGSTLGKPHSKKWFAACSLLRQIHE
- the LOC125220750 gene encoding protein FAR1-RELATED SEQUENCE 5-like yields the protein MAGRPFWGDVISCKPQGRSIRLGSVIPICKPESRPYEGQKFSSLEEGISFYEKYAQESCFDCRRFGNRSSGGVIIFQYVVCNRQGFHTVDSLDVDVSVSEDGNVSDDDEEFVEEHNHTMVDKDHKRFMKDNKLVSLFWSDAESRKHYHMFGDVVAFDTTYSTNRYRMVFGPFTGKDNHGCPIAFGAGFVSGENCDAFSWLFTVFVECMGVAPRIIITDQDWGMRLAIEKVLPGTRHRLCMWHIMSKLFEKIPKSISDREKFSKEFKSCVWSELLDPDEFDILWTSIVEKYSVEDHKWFKDMFLIRHMWIPAFFRDVPMGSLMRTTSFSESENSFFKRYSKPLFNFADFTLQYNNAIDAQRNQTERLDYYDSVITPKYVTDLAFEKQLASVYTDRMFRVVQDLIVEADKSCRMISMSTLENIEVFKVSDARKKIFTVTHEIETESYECECKLFLRCGYLCSHLFFILRNKDVNNIPEKYVGNRWLKSELLKAVHGLTIDESASDRGSNKDDKLQIANRCHGRYFGLYQRAFRNKDHLIALDNLLAGIGPQIFKDDCAGSSSLDKNDSIMNIYGIVVPEEITAHAPDVVSTKGGASDKKNRIKSSIEKAIEKVNKPHRRCGKCHKVTDHNARSCGRNQT
- the LOC125223566 gene encoding protein NOI4-like isoform X2; amino-acid sequence: MAERDLPLPKFGEWDVNDPASAEGFTVIFNKARNEKRTGGKSDPPPKINSAYKHGSTLGKPHSKWFAACSLLRQIHE